The proteins below come from a single Terriglobales bacterium genomic window:
- a CDS encoding DUF6677 family protein: MPHPRSKADAILAEQEPNTMAIVAPVVGWLVPGAGHLIQRRWVRGLILMACVFAMFVLGVLMEGKVYGPNGGDLLDMLGFVGDLGAGALYFVTHMMDWGKGAIQLASADYGTKYIIVAGLLNVISAVDAYDIAIGKKE; the protein is encoded by the coding sequence ATGCCCCATCCTCGATCGAAAGCTGACGCCATTCTTGCTGAGCAGGAGCCGAATACCATGGCGATTGTGGCCCCGGTGGTCGGCTGGCTTGTGCCCGGAGCCGGTCATCTGATCCAGCGGCGCTGGGTGCGCGGACTCATTCTTATGGCGTGCGTATTCGCCATGTTCGTTCTCGGCGTGCTGATGGAAGGTAAAGTCTATGGCCCGAACGGCGGCGATCTGCTCGATATGCTCGGCTTCGTCGGCGATCTCGGCGCCGGCGCTCTCTACTTTGTTACGCACATGATGGACTGGGGCAAGGGAGCCATTCAGCTGGCCTCCGCCGACTACGGCACCAAGTACATCATCGTTGCCGGCCTTCTGAACGTTATCAGTGCCGTGGACGCCTACGACATCGCCATCGGGAAGAAGGAATAG
- a CDS encoding cation:proton antiporter, whose amino-acid sequence MSELAVGQLILFVLIILASAHLFGGLFARLRQPRVIGEILGGLLVGPSLLKLQAGTSTALSRPALDVLYWIGLLMLMFLSGAETQGLFRREERKPVAWIGIVGTGLPFIIALLLSMRLKLDSLMGTAQNRFALVLVIGIGTAVTSIPVISRIFHDLHILHTRFAKLILGVAVMEDVVLWAVLAIATALAESKALPTHVIAQRVTLTLLYFAAGLVLFPRLARKLHQARWNIFAQHSTTAYLILLLFAYVALAAAMNVSLVLAAFLAGFAVPNDSLRMTKSLDEVKGVAFGCFIPLYFALVGYKLDLGKTFNLTMVAGFLVAACVIKLISVLAGAKLAGFSIPSCLNLAIATNARGGPGIVLASVAYEAGIINAPFYTTLILLAVITSQAAGAWLEHVLHKGKPLLTESAEEDVVKVAQPDVLAA is encoded by the coding sequence ATGTCTGAACTAGCTGTTGGTCAACTTATCCTGTTCGTACTCATCATTCTTGCTTCTGCTCATCTTTTTGGCGGTTTGTTCGCGCGCCTGCGGCAGCCGCGAGTGATTGGCGAGATTCTGGGCGGACTGCTGGTCGGTCCATCGCTGTTGAAGCTGCAGGCGGGCACAAGCACCGCGCTCTCGCGTCCTGCGCTCGATGTTCTTTACTGGATCGGGCTGCTCATGCTGATGTTTCTCTCCGGGGCGGAGACGCAAGGACTCTTTCGCCGAGAAGAGCGCAAGCCGGTCGCATGGATCGGAATTGTCGGCACAGGATTGCCGTTCATCATTGCGCTGCTCTTGAGCATGCGTCTGAAGCTCGATTCCTTAATGGGAACGGCACAGAATCGATTTGCCCTGGTGCTGGTGATCGGAATCGGCACGGCAGTGACCTCGATTCCAGTAATCTCGCGCATCTTCCACGATTTGCACATCCTGCACACGCGATTCGCGAAGTTGATTCTGGGCGTCGCCGTAATGGAAGACGTAGTGCTCTGGGCAGTGCTGGCCATTGCGACCGCCCTCGCAGAGTCGAAGGCGCTGCCCACGCACGTAATTGCCCAGCGCGTGACGCTTACACTTCTGTACTTCGCTGCCGGACTTGTGCTGTTCCCTCGACTCGCGCGAAAACTGCATCAGGCGCGCTGGAACATCTTTGCGCAGCATTCGACCACCGCATATCTGATCCTGCTGCTATTTGCTTATGTAGCGCTCGCGGCGGCGATGAATGTGAGCCTGGTGCTCGCGGCCTTTCTTGCCGGCTTCGCGGTGCCGAATGATTCGCTGCGCATGACGAAATCTCTGGATGAAGTGAAGGGCGTCGCCTTTGGCTGTTTTATTCCGCTGTATTTCGCGCTGGTGGGATACAAGCTCGATCTGGGCAAGACCTTCAATCTGACGATGGTCGCCGGATTTCTCGTTGCGGCTTGCGTGATCAAGTTGATCTCGGTGCTTGCTGGTGCGAAGCTCGCAGGATTCTCTATCCCGAGCTGCCTTAATCTGGCAATTGCCACGAACGCGCGCGGAGGTCCGGGCATCGTGCTCGCCAGCGTCGCGTATGAAGCGGGCATCATCAACGCGCCGTTCTACACCACCCTCATTCTTTTGGCCGTAATCACCTCTCAGGCAGCCGGAGCATGGCTCGAGCACGTCCTGCATAAAGGCAAGCCGCTGTTGACTGAGAGTGCGGAAGAAGATGTTGTGAAGGTAGCTCAGCCGGATGTGCTGGCGGCATAA